GCCAGTTCGGCCTCGCGCCGGTCGCTGATGGCGATCTCGGTCGGGCACTTCAGGTCCACGCCGCCGTCATCGGTGGGAAAGCTGTGGCATGGCAGGTTTTCCACCGCGCCGCCCGACTCCACGCCGCGGATGGAGGTGCACCAGCCGTACAGCTTGAACGAGCGGTTCACGTTGGCCGCCATCGCATAGGCGGAATTGGTCCAGGTGTAGCGGTCGTGATTCGCGCCGTCGGTGTCTTCCTCGAAGTCGAATTCGTCGACGGGGTTGGTGCGCGCGCCGTACGGCAGCCGCGCCAGGAAGCGCGGCATCGCCAGCCCGATGTAGCGCGAGTCCTCGGATTCGCGCAGGCTGCGCCATGCGGCGTATTCCGTGTTGGTGAAGATCTTGGTCAGGTCGCGCGGGTTGGCCAGTTCCTGCCACGAATCCATCTGCATTACGTTGGGCGAAGCGCCCGCAATGAAAGGGCAATGCGCGGCGGACGAGATCTTGGCGATCTCGCCCAGCAGTTCCACGTCGGGCGGGCTGTGGTCGAAGTAGTAGTCGCCGACCAGGCAGCCGATGGGTTCGCCGCCGAACTGGCCGTACTCTTCCTCGTACACGCGCTTGAAGATGGGGCTCTGGTCCCAGCCCACGCCCTTGTGCCGCTTGAGCGTGCGGCCCAGCTCCGACTTGGACAGGCACATCACGCGGATCTTCAGAAGTTCATCGGTCTCGGTGTTGGTGACCAGGTAATGCAGGCCGCGCCACGCGCCCTCCAGCTGCTGGAAGTCGGGGTGGTGCATCACGCGGTTGATCTGTTCCGACATCTTGCGGTCGATCTCGGCGATGATGGCCTGGATGGTGCGGTAGGCGTCCGACGACAGGCCGACGCCGCTGTTCTCCAGCGCCTGGTGCGCCAGCGTGCGCACGGCATGCTCCACCGCCTCCTGCGCCTGCTCGGTCTTGGGCTTGAATTCCTTCTTCAGCAGGGCGGAAAGATCGTCCGCCTGCAGGGTCTCGACAGCGCGCGCGTCGGCGCGTTTGGCCACTGCGGTCATGGCATTCTCCGAAAAGCGATTCAAGCGGAAATCAGGCGGCCGGATCCTGCGCGGGGGCATCGGATGCGCGCGGATCCTCCTGCGGCTTAGGCGCGGCCGCCAGCGCGTTCATCAGCGCCGGATTCTTGAGCACGCTGCCGATCAGTTCCTCGGCGCCGGTCTTGCCGTCCATGTACGTCAACAGGTTCGCCAGCTGGGTGCGCGCGCTCAGCAGTTCATTCAGCGCGCCAACTTTGCGGGCTACGGTGGCCGGCGAAAAGTCGTCGATGCTCTCGAACGTGACGTCCACGTTCAGGTTGCCTTCGCCCGTCAGCGTGTTGGGTACCTGGAACGCCACGCGCGGCTGGATGGAGCGCATGCGTTCATCGAAGTTGTCGATGTCGATGTCGAGGAACTTGCGCTCGCCCACTTCCGGCTGCGGCGTTTCGGACTTGCCGGCCAGGTCCGCCAGCACGCCCATCACGAACGGCAACTGGATCTTGCGTTCCGCGCCGTAGATCTCCACGTCGTACTCGATCTGCACCCGCGGCGCGCGGTTTCTTGCAATGAACTTCTGGCCGCTTCCCTTCAGGCTGGTCGCCATGATGTCGTCTCCTCTTGTTGGTGCGGCGGCTGGCCCGCCTTACGGTTCCTGCCGGTTTGCTTCGGACCGCGGCAGCCATGCCTCGAACTGCTCCAGCCCCTGGGGCGCCAGATTCCTGATGATGTCGTGAAAGCTCATCGGGATGAGCTGCTGGGCCCGGCGGATGAGGTAGGGCGCGGGATGGCCGGGCTCGTTGGCCTCGAAGTAGGCGCAGACCTTGGACAGCATCGCCACGGCCTCGTCGCGCGATTGGATGGGCATGTCCCGCCAGCGCGGCGCGCCCTCGGCGGCGGCGGCAAGCGGCATGGCGGCGATGTCGCCGGCGGCCGGCGCATCGTCCGCGGGCATCGCGGCCGGCGGCGCGGGTTGAACGTCCCGCATTGCGTCCAGCACCAGGTCCAGGGTGCGGAGAATGGCGGCGTAATCGGGCGCCCAGGCGGCGCCCAGCTTGTCCGCCACGAGTTTCTGCATGCGCCGCAGCGCCTGGGCGGCCGACTGCAGCGCGTGCGCCTCGGCATTGCCCTGCGCCCAGGCCTGGCGCAAGCGCTCAACCAGGCGCGGCCGTCCGCCAGGATAGGCGTCCGCGTCCTGGCGGCTGCCATCGAGCAGCGCCTCGGTATCACGCAAGCTCAGTTGCCCGTGCACGCCGCTGACCAGGCTGGCCGAGCGCACGCTGCGCGCACAGCCCTGCATGTCGCCAAAGGCCGCCAGCGCATTCATGCGGGGCATGGGATCGTTTTCGCCGACGCTGTCGAGCCGCGGATGCACCGGCTCCCAATAGCGTTCCAGCGTATCGACGGCCAGCGCCAGGCCGTCGCTATAGCCGGGCAGGCCGCGGATCTCGGTCCAGGCAGAGGTCAACAGGCCGATGATGCGCAGGTCGCGGGTGCGCTCCAGCAGTGCGCGCGCCAGGCGTTCGACCTCGCGCCAGTCGGGCGGCTGCGCAGCAATGATGGTCGAGCCGAACTGCTGTTCGTCGCGACCCGCCGCGGCTTGCTGCAGTTGCAGGAAGTCGGCGTCGTATTCGAGGTCTTCCCCGCAGGGCAGACGTGAATCGAGTGTATTGAGGATGTCGGCGAATTCCATAGTCATCAGTTAAATGCCTGCTGGGATGCTGCCTGGATACAACCACTACGCTCCGCGCTGCTTCACGGAAGGGTGAATTCTAGGCATCTCTTTCCGCATGCAACGGCAACCTAACAACTACAGATTTTTCTTACAGATAACTAACACCCGAGTAAATAATTGAACACTTCTCTCCCTGCTGCATTGATTTTTAGACACAGACCTTACGGAATCCAGCCCGGCGCGGAAGGACTGTTACCGAAGCGTAAAAAACACAAAAGCATGTGAGAGCGCTTCTCGGGCGCTTTCGCCCCTGCCTACAATCGGCGCTCACGCTGGCGGCAAGACCGGCGCGCATCAGATCCAGAGACAGATTTCCCCGGCGCAGACCCGTTCGTGACGAGCCCTGCCCGCCCTTTGCAAGCGGCCCCATCGCGTGGCCGGACATCCCATTGCAGTCATCGCGACGCGCTTCACGCGCGGCCGCGAAGAAATCGAAAGCAGCACACGCAGCAACAGGCGAAGCATTCTCATAAGGAGACGGTGAGATGGACCGCAACGTGCCCAGCGAACGTGTCGTCAAGGCGCATACGCCCCTGCCGCCGGAACAACTGAAGTTCCGCGCCATGCACGGCGCCGAGAGCCTTTCGCAGCTGTACGAGCTGGAGATCGAACTGGTCTCGGAATCCTATTCGCTGGACATGAAGTCGCTGCTGGGCAAGCCGCTGACGCTGGAGATCGAAACCGGGTCCGCCGCGCCGCGCTATCTCAGCGGACACATCACGCGTTGCGCGTTGGTAGGTCGCGAGAACAACACCTCGCGCTACACCATCTACCGCGCCACGGTGCGGCCGTGGCTCTGGTACCTGACCCAGACCTCGGACAACAAGATATTCCAGAACAAGAGCGTGCCCGACGTCATCCGGGAAGTGCTGAAGGACTACGACTATCCCATCGAGTTCAAGCTGGTGGACAGCTACCGCAATTGGGAATACTGCGTCCAGTATCAGGAAACCGACTACGCCTTCATCAGCCGCCTGATGGAGCACGAGGGCATCTACTTCTGGTTCAAGCACGACAAGGGCAAGCACACCCTGGTCCTCACCGACGACATCACGCAGCACGAGCCCGTCTCCGGCTACGAGCAGATTCCCTATTACGGGCCGGACCGCATCACCATCCCCCGCGAAGACCATGTCTACAAATGGGAAGTGGCCGAACAGATCACGCCCGGCGCCTTTGCCACCACGGACTATCACCCGCTCACGCCCGCCGCCAGCCTGGAAGCCCGCCGCAACAACCCCGGCGCCCACGATCACGGCGATCTGGAAATGTACGAATGGCAAGGCGGCTACACCAACCCCGATGACGCGGAACACTACACCCGCGTGCGGCTTGAAGACCTGCAATGCCGAAAGGAGCAGAGCGCAGGCGGCTCCAACGCCCGCGGGCTGGCCACGGGCCATCTCTTCACGCTGCGCAATCATCCGCGCCAGGCCGAGAACCGCGAGTACCTCGTCGTCAGCACCTACTACCGGATCCGTGAAACAGGCTATGCCAGCGGCCAGCCCGATCCCGGCGACTTCGACCTGGAATTCGTCGTGCTGCCGTCCAGCACCCAGTTCCGCGCGCCGCGCGTGACTCCCGTCCCTCGCACCCATGGCCCACAGACCGCCACGGTAGTGGGCAAGGAAGGAGAGGAAATCTGGACGGACAAGATGGGCCGCATCAAGGTGCAGTTCCATTGGGACCGCTACGGCAAGAAGGACGAGAACAGCTCGTGCTGGGTGCGCGTGTCCAGCCCCTGGGCCGGCGGCGGCTTTGGCGGGATCCAGCTGCCGCGCGTGCGCGATGAAGTGATCGTCGACTTCATCGGCGGCCAGCCCGACCGCCCCATCGTGATCGGCCGCGTCTTCAACGCCAACAATCTGCCGCCCTGGGACCTGCCGGACAATGCCACGCAAAGCGGCTTTCTCAGCCGCTCCAAGAGCGGCACGCCCGCGACTGCGAACGCGCTCATGTTCGAGGACAAGAGCGGCAGCGAACGCATCTGGCTGCACGCGGAACGCGAACTGTGCACCGAAGTGGAGGCCAACGAGTTCCACTCGACCGACGAGAACCGCACCACCACCATCGGCGACAACGACACCACCAAGATCGGCGGCAACCGCGACATCAAGGTCACCGGCACCGACAAGCTGCACATCGAAAAGACGCGCGACGTGTTCGTGAAGGGACACGAGGAATACACCGTCAAGGCATCGCGCACGGTCAACGTGAAAGACGGCCTGATGGACGAGAAATTCGACAACGGCCTGAAGACGACGGTCGCGGCCAAGGGCGAGGAACGCGAGATCACGGGACTCTTCAAGGAAACCTTGAAGAATGGCGAGCAGGTCTACGTGAACGAAGGCGACTCGCTCCATCACGTCAAGACCGGCGCGCTCACCGAGAAGGCCAAGGGCAAGGTCGAGGTGCTTTCCACCGACGCGAACATGGACGTCAAGGCCAAGACCGCGATGCACGTGGAGTCCGAAACGTCCACCATGGATCTCAAAGCCAAGGGCAAGATAGACATGGAGTCGACAGGATCCACCGTGCTGGTCAAGGCCGATGGCAACATCACTTTAAAAACGCCCGCCGACGTCGTCATGGACGCCGCCAACGTCAAGGATCTTTCCAAGAAGAGCTGGCTGCAGGCCACGCCCTTCTCCATCGGCCTGGCGGTGGCCAAGGCGGAATTCGGCATGCATCGCATGGCGCTGTTCCGCACGACGGTCATGCTGAATACATCGTTCACCAACTATGCCATCGTCAGCAGTATCGGACAGGTAGTGTCCTACCGCACCACCGGCTCGAGTTACGCCTACGATGGTGTCAAGGCTGAACAGGTCCCGCTGCGCGCGTCGATGGCCGGCCTCTGGAGCATCATCTAAGGCCGCCATGTCCGACTTCATCGATGCATGGCCCGGCTGGGCCAAGTGGGTGTGGCTGGGCCTCTTGCTGTCCCTGGCGCAAGCGGCATACATGCTGTGGCGCGAGCGCCAACGCCGCGCGGCGGGACGCAAGCAAGTGCGGCGGCAGGACGGCTTGCGCGCCAGCGGACTGCCTGGCACCGCGCGGGTGACTGCGGCGCGCGACACGCGCCGCCGCATCGGCGACACCTTGTATTTCATCATCGAACTGGACCTGGAGGTCGCCGCCACCAGCGCCACGCCCGCCCTGTCGCGCACGCTCAGCGTGCCGCTGTCGCCCCTGCACCTGGCCGATTTCAGCGCTGGCAAGACCATACAGGTGCGGGTCGATCCCGCGACCCGGGAGGTTGTCGTGGACCAGGCCACCGGATAGCCATGAAGACCATCAAGCCGTTCCGCCTGGGCCTGCTTACCCGCCCCTACCGCTGGCAGCGCCGCGACGTGCTGGGCGTGGCGGTTTTCGCGCTGGTCGATATCGCGCAGGCGCCCACGTTGCTCATGGACCAGGAACTGTGGAAGCTGGCCGGCGCCGAAGCCGGCGGCCTGCTGGACCTGGCCACGCCCAAGCTATGTCCGGAGGTGCTGGTCGCGGGCCACGCCTACCCGCATGATCCCGCGAGTCCCGGCGCCTGCGCCGTGCGCCTGAAGGTGGGCGCGATCGACAAATCATTGCTGGTCTTCGGCGACCGCTACTGGCTCGATGGCAAGGCCACCGCCCCCCAACCCTTCGAGCGCATGCGTCTGGACTGGAGCCGCGCCTACGGCGGCCCCGGCTGCGCGGAGAACCCGCTGGGCATCGGCGCGCAGGAAGAAGACTTCAACGGCGTGCGCGTGCGCCGGCTGCCCAACATCGAGCACCCGCAGGAGCGCGTCGCGTCGCCCTCCCAGCGCGTCGCCCCCGCCGGTTTTACGGCCATGCCCATGGACTGGCCGCAACGGGCCGCGCTGCTGGGCCGCCAGTATGGCCAGCAGTGGCTGGAGCATGACTTCCCGGGTTTCGCGTCCGACATGGATTGGCGCTTCTTCAATGCCGCGCCGCCCGACCAATGGGGCCCCGCAAATTCGGCGCTTGCTGGCGGCGCCGACTTTGAGCTGTGGAACATGCACCCTGAACACGAGGTGCTGCGCGGCCGCCTGCCCGACTGGCGCGCCCGCTGCTTCGTCAGCCGCCAGACCGACGGCAGCGCGCTTGAAGAAGTCGCGCTGCGCCTGACCACGGCCTGGTTCTTTCCCGACCGCGCGCAGCTGGCGCTGATCTGGCACGGCGCGCTGCCGGTGCGCGAAGATGACGCCGCCGATATCCTGCACATCATGCCCGCGCTGGAACACGCCGGCCAGGCGCGCGACATGGCGCATTACCAGACGGTGATGGGACAGCGCCTCGAGACCGAGCTCGGCGCGGTCCATGCCCTGCTGGATGCCCAGCTCGTGCCGGAAGACATTTGCGGCGAGCTGCCGCAGGCGGCCATGGAAGCCACGGTCCAGCGGCCGTCGAACCGCAACCTCCATGCCGGCGCGGCACGGCGGCATGCCCGCGAGCGCGAATCGCTGCTCGCCCAGGGCCTGGATCCCGACCTGTACATGGTTCCCCTGGAGCCGGCGTCAAAGGCGCCGGACCTGGCCGACCTGCCTCAGACCATCCTGCGCATGCAGCAGGAGCTGGAAGAGGCCAAACGCCTGTCCGGCGGACCCGCCGCGCGCGCGCTGGCCGATCCCAACCTGCCGTCCATGGCCGCGGTCTCGGGCGTCGACGTGGACGCGCTGCGCAAGCTGGAAGATGACGGCAAGCTTCCCGCCGGCTTCGACCCGCGCGTGGTGAAGCGGCACATCGCCGACTTCGATGCCAACCCTCACGCGCAGGCCGAGCGCGGCGTACAGCAAGCCGCAGATTCGCCGCCATCGCTCAGCCAAACCCTGGGCCCGCAGGTGCATCAGGCCTATCAGCAATCGGCGCATCAGTTCGCGCCGCCCCCGCCCATGCCGCCGCTGCGCGCACGGCGCACGCGCATGAAGCTGGAAGCGCGCCTGAAGGGCGATCGCGATTGCCGGGACATGAACCTGACCGGCGCGGACCTGAGCGGCATGGATCTTTCCGGGGTCGACTTCCAGCGTGCCATCCTGGCCGGCGCCCGGCTCGCCGGCGCGCGGCTGGACGGCTGCAACCTCGCCGACGCCGTGCTGGCCGGCGCCGACCTGACGCGCGCCAGCGTGCGCGGCGCCGACATGTCGCGCGCGAACCTGGGCCGCACGCAATGCGTGCAGACGGACTTCACCGAAAGCCGCATCACGGAGACCATCTGGGACCATGCCAGCTGCGAGGATTGCAGCTTTGCCGGCAGCGTCTGGCTGCTGGGACGCCTGCATCAGGCGCGCTTGCGCGGTTGCGACCTGAGCGGCGCGTCATTCGAGCAATGGGCCGCAATGATGGCCGCCTTCGAGGATTGCCGCTTTCACGAAGCGCGCTTGAATCAGTGCGTGTTCATGCAGGGAACGATGGCGAACGCCGATTTCTCCCGCGCGGACCTGCTGCGCGTCAGCTTCATGGACGTGGAGTTTTCGGGCCGCCATAGCCTGGAGAACGCCACGCTCGATGGCTGCGCCTACGCGGGACGCGTAGCGCTTGCCGGCGCATGCCTGCGCGGCATGCAGTTCAAGGTGGGCAGCATGCGTGGCGCGATGCTCGATCGCGCCGACTTGCGTGGCGCGCAACTTGCCGCCAGTGACTTTTCGAACTGCAGCCTGCGGGAAGCAGACCTCAGCGGCGTGGCCGTCCCCGACACCCACTTCGTGCGCGCCGATTTCACCGGCGCGCGGCTGCGCAACGCCAACCTGATCAACAGCCTGCTCGGCAAGGCCATCCTGCTGCGCGCCGACCTGACCGGCGCCAACCTCTTTCGCGCCGATGTCGCGCAGGCGCAGATGGACGGCAGCACCGGGCTGGACGACGCCCATACCCAGGGCGCCAAGCTCTGGCCGGCCCGGCAGCCGGAGAACGCCGCATGAATCTGGACCAGTTGCTGGACCAGGTGCGCCACGGCGAGCCGATAGCGCACCTCAGCCTGGCGGGCCAGGACCTGCGCGGCCTGGACCTGGCGGGCGCGTTCTTCGATCAGGTAGATTTGAGCGGCGCCAGGATGAGCGGTTGCCAGTTGCAGGACAGCCAATTCCTCAACTGCGTGCTGGCTGGCGTGGACGCCGCGGACGCCAATCTGGATATGGCCCGGCTGTTTCGCTGCCAGGCCCGCGGCGCGGTGCTGGACCGCAGCCACGCCCATGGCGTCAGCTTCACCGAATGCGATCTGGGACAGGCCAGCCTGGAAGGGGCCGAGCTGCGGGAAGCGGCTTTCAACTCCACCTCGCTCGAAGCGGCCTCCTTCCGTTCCGCCCGCGTGGAGCGCTCGGTGTTCTCGCGCGGCGCGCTTGCGCGTGCCGACCTGTCGCAGGCCCGGATGAGCTACACCCTGCTCCACCAGCTGGACCTGCGCAGCATCGTGCTGGCGGGCGCCAGCGCGGAAAGCACCATGTTCATCGAATGCGATCTGACGGCGCAGGACTTCTCCTCGCAAGCCTACCCGCTCTGCCATTTCACCGACAGCCAGCTGGACGGCGCGGACTTCCGCAATGCCGACCTGCGCCAGGCCGGCTTCAAGGGCGCAACGCTGCGCGGCGCGCGCTTCGCTGGCGCGTCGGCCCCACAGTGCTTGTTCCCTCAGGCCGACCTGAGCGGCGCCGACCTGCAGGGCGGCCGTTTCGACGGCGCCATCTGGGCCGAGGCGACGCTGGACGGCGCGTCCTTGCGCGGCGCCAGCCTGTCGCTGTGCGTCTTCCAGCGCGCGCGCTGCGCCGACACCGATTTCCGCGGCGCCAACCTGACCGACGCCGATTTCTCGCTGGCCGACCTGGGCGGGGCCGACCTGCGCGACGCCACGTTCCTGCGCACGCGCATGCATCGCGCGTTGACGCACGGCGCGCGTTGGACGCAGCGCCGCGGCATCATCGAAAACGACGCGCCCCTGCTTGAAGCCGAACTCTGGTCAGCCGGACGCGCCCCCCTTTGACCCCACGCGGCATCGCCGCCCCCTCGCCGCACAAGGAGATCAATATGCTCGCAGTCTGCCAATTGCCCAGCCTGGCCGTGGGCGTACCCGACGTCTGCAAAACCCCGGTGCCGCCGGTGCCGCACATCGACACGGCGACGTCGTCCATGGGTATCCCCGTGGTCTGGAATGTATGGTTGATGGCCGCGCCCGTGCACAACATGGCCACGCTGATACCCGTCACGCTGGGCGATACCGCCGGCGTGGGCGGCGGCCTGATCTCGCAGACCTTCATGGGACAGTCGCGCTACATGACGGGCGCATTCACCATGCTGGTGCGCGGCGCGCCCATCGTCCGCATGACCAGCCTGACCCTGCAGAACACCATCAATGCGCCCGGCGTCAAGGTGTACTCGCCCCAGCCCGTGATGGTCGTGCTGAAGGCCTGAACAGGCCGTCAGCGACTACAGCTCGCCGTAGGAGTGCAGCCCGGACAGGAACATGTTCACGCCCAGGAAGGCGAAGCCGGTGATCAGCAGGCCCATCAGCGCCCAGTAGGCCGCCATAGTGCCGCGCAGGCCCTTGATCAGGCGCATGTGCAGCCAGGCCGCATAGTTGAGCCAGACGATCAGCGCCCAGGTTTCCTTGGGGTCCCACTGCCAGTACGCGCCCCAGGCGTCGGCCGCCCACAGCGCGCCCAGGATGGTGGCGACCGTGAAGAACGCGAAGCCGATCGCGATGGCGCGATACATGATGTCGTCCAGCACTTCCAGCGAGGGCAGCGCCGCTGCGATGCGGCGGCGTCCCAGCAGGATGGCGCCCACGATCACCGCGCCCACGCCGAAATACAGCATCCAGGTGGCCGACAGGCCGTCGGTGCGGAACACCATGGGCTCGGCGCACAACAGCACGCCCAGCACGAACAGCGGGGCCAGCTTGGCCCAGGACGTGGTCTGGCCGTGCTGCTTGACCAGGTAGGCAAAGCCCACCATGGCGGCCAGCGAGAAGGTGCCGTAGCCGATGAAGTTGGCGGGCACGTGCAGTTTCATCCACCAGCTCTTGAGCGCCGGCACCAGCGGCTGGATCTGCCCGGCATCGCGCGTGAACGAATACCACAGCAGGAACACCACGGCCGACGTCACCACCAGCATCACGAAGCCGCCCAGCGCGCGCGTGGCGTACTTGCGTTCGTAGTAGAGGTAGAACAGCGCCGTGATCAGCGCAAACAGCACGAATACTTCATACAGGTTGCTGACCGGGATGTGGCCCAGGTCCGGGCCCATCAGGTGTCCTTCGCGCCAGCGCACCAAAAGGCCCGTGACGCCGGCGAACACCGCGCCCCAGCTCAACGCCGTGCCCAGCCAGGCGGCCGTGGGGCTGAAGAAGCCGATCCAGTAGCAGACCATGGCCAGCGCGAACAGCGCGCACATCCACAGGATGGCGGATTGCGAGGAGAACAGGTACTTCAGGAAGAACACCTGCTCGGCGCGGGCCAGGTCGTTGCCGTACAGCATCAGCGCCAGTCCGGCCGCGATGGCACAGGCGACCATCAGGTGGCGCAGCGGACGCCACAACCAGCCCATCCAGGCCAGCACCGGCACGGTGCCGCACAGGATGATCTTCTCGTAATAGTCCATCGCGTTGCTGTAGCGGGTCAGCGCGAAGCCCGCACCCACTGCCAGCAACAAAAAGAAGACGACGTCGGTCCAGTCAGGCCTGCCGCGCTGGGCGCGGCCATCGCCGGTTTCGGACAAGGCGTCCTGCCAGAGCTGGTCCGGCGAGGCTGCCAGCGACTGCGGCGAGGAGGGATGCGTGGTGGTCGTAGTGGACATAGGAAACCTTAAGACCTCTTCTGGCGCAGCAGCGCCTGCTTGAAGCGTTCAAACTCCTGGTTGAAGTCGAGTGTACGCTTCTGGGACGTCATGGCCGCCAGGACGCTGCTGCCGCCGCCTTGCGGCTTGATCCAGATCCAGATGCGGCGGTCTCGAATATAGAACATCGAGAACACGCCCAGGACCAGCAGCAGGCTGCCCAGGTAGACGGTGTTCTTGCCGGGCGTACGGCTGACCTGGAACACGCTGGCCTGCACGTGCTTGAAGTCCGCCAGCGACAGGAACACCGGCGCCGGATAGACGGTCAGGTCCGACAGCGCGGCCACGGACAGGCGCGACCAGACGGCGGCGCGTTCGGCCTCCGGGCCCTCGGTGGCCACGGGCGGCAGGCCGGCGCGCTCGCGCTCGATGGCGCGCAGTTCGTTCATGCTGGCGCCGATCAGGCGGATCACCACGTCGGCTGCCCGTTCCAGGTCCTGCGGCGGCGTATTGGCCTGCAGGAACGCCGCCACGGCTTGCAAGCCGCCGGAGGAGAAGGTTTCCAGGGCGCGCTCGGCGGCCGTCTGTAGCGGCTGGCGATCCGTCCCCGCAGGGCTGTTGCGTTCCGCGAAGCGGCGCGCGGCTTCCTGGCGCGCCGCGGGGTCGGCCAGCGTCGCGCGCAGGCGCATGAATTCGGCGATCGAGCTGTCGTCGTCGGCCGGAATGCGCAGGTAGCGGAACGGCTCGGAGGCGTTGTTGCGCACCCCGGCCAGGAACACGGCGGCGCCGTCCAGCTCGACGGGCAACATGTAATTCTGGAATTCGTGGGCCTGGCCGGCGTCATCGATCAGCTTGTACTCGACGCTGGGGCCGACGTTGCGCAGGTTTTCGTTCTTTTTGCCCGCGGCGCTGCCGGATACCGACGCGACATGGTCGGCGAAGCTCTGGTTGCCGCCCTTGGGCGCGCCCCCGGTCAGATCCTCGACGTTGATGGGCCGCAGGGCCGTAATCTCGATGCCCATGCTGCGCGCGCCGCGGGCAGTGTGAGCGGTTACTTCGCTGGTCTTGCCCACCGTGCCGTCAACCGCGAAGGTAGCGGCGTCAGATCCTACTAGCGGGTAGCCTTTCAGCGTCACCGCGCTGCCGCCGTCGTCAAAACTGGACTGGTAGACCGTCATGCCCTTGAAGCGCAGCGGCTCGTTGACCTCGATGGTGGAGTCGAAACTCTTGCCGGTGTCCGGGTCGGTGACCTCGACCTCGCTGGCGAAGCGGCTGGGCATGCCGGTGGAGTAATAGTCGACCACGAACTTCTTGAGCTTCAGCGTGAAGGGCATGGGCTGCACCAGGGCGCCGTCGCCTACCATCACGACCGCCGTGCTGGCCTGACCGCCCTCCGGCACCAGCACGCTGGCGCGGAAACTCGGGTTGTCGACCGACAGGCGGCCGCTTTCCGGCACTTCCGAGATCAGCATGTTCTCGACGATGGGCTTCTTGCCGCCGAACATGACCTGCAGGCGCACCGGCAACTCGCTGTCCAGCAAGCCGCCGATACAGATGATGACCATGGCCGCGTGGGCGAACACATAGCCCAGGCGGTTGGCGCTGCCTTTCTTGGCCGCCAGCAGCACGCCGTCCGCGTCCTGGCGTTCGCGTACGGCATAGCCCAGCCGGCCCAGCAGGGATTTGAGGCCCGCGGCCGTCTGCGGCACGTCGGTGGGTTCTTCGGTTTCCACCCGGTGCGGGAAGGCGCGCAGGCTGCTGGCGCGCACGTGCTCGCGGAACGAACGGGCATCGCGCAGCATCTTGGGCGCGTTGCGGATCAGGCAGACCGAGGTCGACACGACCAGGAACCCCATGATCAGCAGGAACCACCAGCTGTTGTAGACGTGCCAGATGGAGAACTTGTCGAACACTTCGAACCAGAACGGCCCGAACTGGTCGATGTAATTGTTGGACGAGCGGTTCTGCTGCAAGACCGTTCCCACCAGGCTCGCCACGCAGATGAACATCAGCAGGCTGACGGCGAAACGCATCGAGCCCAGCAATTCGAAGAAATCGCCGGGCAGGCTGCGCAGGGAAGGACGGGAGTGTGTACGGGTCGAATTCAT
The sequence above is drawn from the Achromobacter xylosoxidans genome and encodes:
- the ccsB gene encoding c-type cytochrome biogenesis protein CcsB; translated protein: MSTTTTTHPSSPQSLAASPDQLWQDALSETGDGRAQRGRPDWTDVVFFLLLAVGAGFALTRYSNAMDYYEKIILCGTVPVLAWMGWLWRPLRHLMVACAIAAGLALMLYGNDLARAEQVFFLKYLFSSQSAILWMCALFALAMVCYWIGFFSPTAAWLGTALSWGAVFAGVTGLLVRWREGHLMGPDLGHIPVSNLYEVFVLFALITALFYLYYERKYATRALGGFVMLVVTSAVVFLLWYSFTRDAGQIQPLVPALKSWWMKLHVPANFIGYGTFSLAAMVGFAYLVKQHGQTTSWAKLAPLFVLGVLLCAEPMVFRTDGLSATWMLYFGVGAVIVGAILLGRRRIAAALPSLEVLDDIMYRAIAIGFAFFTVATILGALWAADAWGAYWQWDPKETWALIVWLNYAAWLHMRLIKGLRGTMAAYWALMGLLITGFAFLGVNMFLSGLHSYGEL
- a CDS encoding pentapeptide repeat-containing protein, with the protein product MNLDQLLDQVRHGEPIAHLSLAGQDLRGLDLAGAFFDQVDLSGARMSGCQLQDSQFLNCVLAGVDAADANLDMARLFRCQARGAVLDRSHAHGVSFTECDLGQASLEGAELREAAFNSTSLEAASFRSARVERSVFSRGALARADLSQARMSYTLLHQLDLRSIVLAGASAESTMFIECDLTAQDFSSQAYPLCHFTDSQLDGADFRNADLRQAGFKGATLRGARFAGASAPQCLFPQADLSGADLQGGRFDGAIWAEATLDGASLRGASLSLCVFQRARCADTDFRGANLTDADFSLADLGGADLRDATFLRTRMHRALTHGARWTQRRGIIENDAPLLEAELWSAGRAPL
- a CDS encoding DUF2169 domain-containing protein, with the protein product MKTIKPFRLGLLTRPYRWQRRDVLGVAVFALVDIAQAPTLLMDQELWKLAGAEAGGLLDLATPKLCPEVLVAGHAYPHDPASPGACAVRLKVGAIDKSLLVFGDRYWLDGKATAPQPFERMRLDWSRAYGGPGCAENPLGIGAQEEDFNGVRVRRLPNIEHPQERVASPSQRVAPAGFTAMPMDWPQRAALLGRQYGQQWLEHDFPGFASDMDWRFFNAAPPDQWGPANSALAGGADFELWNMHPEHEVLRGRLPDWRARCFVSRQTDGSALEEVALRLTTAWFFPDRAQLALIWHGALPVREDDAADILHIMPALEHAGQARDMAHYQTVMGQRLETELGAVHALLDAQLVPEDICGELPQAAMEATVQRPSNRNLHAGAARRHARERESLLAQGLDPDLYMVPLEPASKAPDLADLPQTILRMQQELEEAKRLSGGPAARALADPNLPSMAAVSGVDVDALRKLEDDGKLPAGFDPRVVKRHIADFDANPHAQAERGVQQAADSPPSLSQTLGPQVHQAYQQSAHQFAPPPPMPPLRARRTRMKLEARLKGDRDCRDMNLTGADLSGMDLSGVDFQRAILAGARLAGARLDGCNLADAVLAGADLTRASVRGADMSRANLGRTQCVQTDFTESRITETIWDHASCEDCSFAGSVWLLGRLHQARLRGCDLSGASFEQWAAMMAAFEDCRFHEARLNQCVFMQGTMANADFSRADLLRVSFMDVEFSGRHSLENATLDGCAYAGRVALAGACLRGMQFKVGSMRGAMLDRADLRGAQLAASDFSNCSLREADLSGVAVPDTHFVRADFTGARLRNANLINSLLGKAILLRADLTGANLFRADVAQAQMDGSTGLDDAHTQGAKLWPARQPENAA
- a CDS encoding DUF4150 domain-containing protein, encoding MLAVCQLPSLAVGVPDVCKTPVPPVPHIDTATSSMGIPVVWNVWLMAAPVHNMATLIPVTLGDTAGVGGGLISQTFMGQSRYMTGAFTMLVRGAPIVRMTSLTLQNTINAPGVKVYSPQPVMVVLKA